The Streptomyces tendae genome has a window encoding:
- a CDS encoding DUF5995 family protein — protein sequence MAQCEQVLTPVDGVVARMRALDAALSARDGVAVFNRVYLAVTRAVDRRVDAGLFPDTRAVIALDVRFAERYLAAVDAAAEGRRTPACWRPLFQFRRHPEVRPVQFALAGINAHIGHDLALAVVDTCRTLGCEPADLEDEFEAVGELLLSLEERIREELVPGPELLRIADPLTHLLGAWSLERARDAAWTAARALWALRRLPDVAAEFTERLDTAVGFAGRMLLTPLPD from the coding sequence ATGGCGCAATGCGAACAAGTCCTCACCCCGGTCGACGGGGTCGTCGCCCGTATGCGCGCCCTCGACGCGGCCCTGTCCGCGCGGGACGGGGTCGCGGTCTTCAACCGCGTCTACCTCGCCGTGACGCGGGCCGTGGACCGGCGCGTCGACGCCGGGCTGTTCCCCGACACCCGGGCGGTGATCGCGCTGGACGTGCGGTTCGCCGAACGCTACCTGGCCGCCGTGGACGCGGCGGCGGAGGGACGCCGTACGCCCGCCTGCTGGCGTCCGCTGTTCCAGTTCCGCCGCCACCCGGAGGTACGTCCGGTGCAGTTCGCGCTGGCGGGCATCAACGCGCACATCGGCCACGACCTCGCGCTGGCGGTCGTGGACACCTGCCGTACGCTCGGCTGCGAACCGGCCGATCTGGAGGACGAGTTCGAGGCAGTGGGCGAACTGCTCCTGTCGCTGGAGGAGCGCATCCGCGAGGAGTTGGTCCCGGGCCCCGAGCTGCTGCGGATCGCCGATCCGCTGACCCATCTCCTCGGCGCCTGGAGCCTGGAGCGCGCCCGGGACGCGGCCTGGACGGCGGCGCGCGCCCTGTGGGCGCTGCGCCGGCTGCCCGACGTGGCGGCGGAGTTCACCGAGCGGCTCGACACCGCGGTGGGTTTCGCGGGCCGCATGCTGCTCACCCCGCTGCCGGACTGA
- a CDS encoding flavin monoamine oxidase family protein: MTSTVPNAVEHADEQQPPITMFGPDFPYAYDDFLAHPAGIGQVPATEHGTEVAVIGGGLSGIVAAYELMKMGLKPVVYEADRIGGRLRTVGFEGCDESLTAEMGAMRFPPSSTALQHYIDLVGLETRPFPNPLSEATPSTVVDLKGESHYAETMADLPQVYRDVADAWARCLEEGADFSDMNRALRERDVPRIREIWSRLVEKLDNQTFYGFLCESEAFRSFRHREIFGQVGFGTGGWDTDFPNSILEILRVVYTEADDHHRGIVGGSQQLPLRLWEREAQKIVHWPYGTSLKSLHVDGEPRPAVTRLGRTAGNRITVTDARGDIRTYRAAVFTAQSWMLLSKIDCDDSLFPIDHWTAIERTHYMESSKLFVPVDRPFWLDKDEDTGRDVMSMTLTDRMTRGTYLLDNGPDKPAVMCLSYTWCDDSLKWLPLSANERMEVMLKSLGEIYPKVDIRKHVIGNPVTVSWENEPYFMGAFKANLPGHYRYQRRLFTHFMQDRLPEDKRGLFLAGDDISWTAGWAEGAVQTALNAVWGVMHHLGGATDATNPGPGDLYDEIAPVELPED; the protein is encoded by the coding sequence ATGACGTCCACGGTGCCCAACGCCGTCGAGCACGCCGACGAGCAGCAGCCGCCGATCACCATGTTCGGCCCGGACTTCCCGTACGCGTACGACGACTTCCTGGCCCACCCCGCGGGCATCGGCCAGGTCCCGGCGACCGAGCACGGCACCGAGGTCGCGGTGATCGGCGGCGGTCTGTCCGGCATCGTCGCCGCGTACGAGCTGATGAAGATGGGCCTGAAGCCGGTCGTGTACGAGGCCGACCGGATCGGCGGGCGGCTGCGCACCGTCGGCTTCGAGGGGTGCGACGAGTCGCTGACCGCCGAGATGGGCGCGATGCGCTTCCCGCCGTCCTCCACGGCGTTGCAGCACTACATCGACCTGGTGGGACTGGAGACCCGGCCCTTCCCCAACCCGCTGTCGGAGGCCACCCCTTCGACGGTCGTGGACCTCAAGGGGGAGTCGCACTACGCGGAGACCATGGCGGACCTGCCGCAGGTCTACCGGGACGTGGCCGACGCCTGGGCGCGGTGCCTGGAGGAGGGTGCCGACTTCTCCGACATGAACCGGGCCCTGCGCGAGCGGGACGTGCCGCGCATCCGGGAGATCTGGTCGCGGCTGGTGGAGAAGCTCGACAACCAGACGTTCTACGGGTTCCTGTGTGAGTCCGAGGCGTTCAGGTCCTTCCGGCACCGGGAGATCTTCGGGCAGGTCGGGTTCGGCACCGGGGGGTGGGACACCGACTTCCCGAACTCCATCCTGGAGATTCTCCGGGTCGTCTACACCGAGGCCGACGACCATCACCGTGGGATCGTCGGGGGGTCGCAGCAGCTGCCGCTCAGGCTGTGGGAGCGGGAGGCGCAGAAGATCGTCCACTGGCCCTACGGCACCTCGCTGAAGTCCCTGCACGTGGACGGGGAGCCGCGGCCCGCCGTCACGCGGCTCGGACGGACCGCCGGCAACCGGATCACCGTGACCGACGCGCGCGGTGACATCCGTACGTACCGGGCCGCCGTCTTCACCGCGCAGTCGTGGATGCTGCTCTCGAAGATCGACTGTGACGACTCGCTCTTCCCGATCGACCACTGGACCGCCATCGAGCGCACCCACTACATGGAGAGCTCCAAGCTGTTCGTGCCCGTGGACCGCCCGTTCTGGCTGGACAAGGACGAGGACACCGGGCGGGACGTCATGTCGATGACGCTCACCGACCGGATGACCCGCGGCACCTATCTGCTGGACAACGGCCCGGACAAGCCGGCGGTCATGTGCCTGTCGTACACCTGGTGCGACGACAGCCTGAAGTGGCTTCCGCTGTCCGCCAACGAGCGGATGGAGGTCATGCTGAAGTCGCTCGGCGAGATCTATCCCAAGGTCGACATCCGCAAGCACGTCATCGGCAACCCGGTGACCGTCTCCTGGGAGAACGAGCCCTACTTCATGGGCGCGTTCAAGGCGAACCTGCCGGGCCACTACCGCTACCAGCGGCGGCTGTTCACCCACTTCATGCAGGACCGGCTGCCGGAGGACAAGCGGGGCCTGTTCCTCGCCGGTGACGACATCTCCTGGACGGCGGGCTGGGCCGAGGGCGCCGTGCAGACCGCGCTCAACGCGGTCTGGGGAGTGATGCACCACCTCGGGGGTGCGACGGACGCGACCAACCCGGGCCCGGGCGACCTGTACGACGAGATCGCGCCGGTCGAACTCCCGGAGGACTGA
- a CDS encoding carbon-nitrogen hydrolase family protein — MRTALLQSSGHPGHVAENLKALDDAAVRAAAAGADLLVTSELFLTGYAVGDDLGRLAEPADGDAADAVAATAARHGLAVAYGYPERAGDTVYNSVQLVAPDGTRLANYRKTHLYGCFERDHFTPGDRPVVQAELDGLTVGLMICYDVEFPENVRAHALAGTDLLLVPTAQLHPFQFVAEAVVPVRAFENQMYIAYVNRVGPEGDFEFVGLSTLAGPDGVARGRAGRGEELLLADVDPLFLAASREDNPYLLDRRPGLYGSLA, encoded by the coding sequence ATGCGCACCGCCCTGCTCCAGAGCTCCGGCCACCCCGGCCACGTCGCCGAGAACCTCAAGGCTCTCGACGACGCCGCCGTCCGCGCGGCCGCGGCGGGCGCGGATCTGCTGGTGACCTCCGAGCTTTTCCTCACCGGCTACGCCGTCGGCGACGACCTCGGCCGCCTCGCCGAGCCCGCCGACGGCGACGCGGCGGACGCGGTCGCCGCGACCGCCGCCCGCCACGGTCTCGCCGTCGCCTACGGCTACCCCGAGCGCGCCGGCGACACGGTGTACAACTCCGTCCAGCTCGTCGCCCCCGACGGCACCCGCCTCGCGAACTACCGCAAGACCCACCTCTACGGCTGCTTCGAGCGCGACCACTTCACCCCGGGCGACCGGCCCGTCGTGCAGGCGGAGCTCGACGGCCTCACCGTCGGCCTGATGATCTGCTACGACGTCGAGTTCCCGGAGAACGTCCGCGCCCACGCGCTCGCCGGTACCGACCTGCTCCTGGTGCCCACGGCCCAGCTGCACCCGTTCCAGTTCGTCGCCGAGGCCGTGGTGCCCGTGCGGGCCTTCGAGAACCAGATGTACATCGCGTACGTCAACCGGGTCGGCCCGGAAGGCGACTTCGAGTTCGTCGGCCTGTCCACCCTGGCCGGTCCCGACGGCGTGGCCCGCGGCCGCGCGGGCCGGGGTGAGGAACTGCTCCTCGCCGACGTCGATCCGCTGTTCCTCGCCGCGTCCCGGGAGGACAACCCGTACCTGCTGGACCGCCGTCCCGGTCTCTACGGGTCCCTCGCCTGA